A genomic segment from Actinoplanes sichuanensis encodes:
- a CDS encoding lipopolysaccharide biosynthesis protein yields the protein MTATTTTAVPERAARGAARGGLANMAGSALAGGAGVVVTWIVARALGPEQAGAFFAATAAFVLVGGLAKLGTNTGLVYWPARLRATGQDHLLGACLRTGLPPVMVFSLVLAVAMWLAAPWIAHLTAGESPRLIADHTTGLRVLAVFVPLQALTDVLLTVTRGYRSMRPTVLLDRILRSVLQLLAVTAAGVAALWATASLPVFAFAWAAPYLPVVVLAGLSARTAYRKGLVVAEISRTDRRRLRRDFWIFTAPRALAAVAQLALQRVDVLLVAALSGPAAAAIYAVAGRFVVLIQFANQGLSQSVQPRLAEALSTGDHAAARRLYQIATGWLVLVTWPICLLVIAFAPRYLRLFGDGYTAGVPVVSVLAAAMLVATGCGMVDMVLAMAGRTSANLGNVLIALAVTIGLDVLLIPRWGALGAAVGLAGAMLVNNLLPLAQVYRSTRLHPFGTGTLSAAALAIGCFGFVVLVPAAVVAAVPAYAAGAWLLRGPLMLGAFRRKT from the coding sequence GTGACGGCGACCACCACCACGGCGGTTCCGGAGCGGGCGGCCCGGGGCGCGGCCCGGGGCGGGCTGGCCAACATGGCCGGATCGGCGCTGGCCGGTGGCGCCGGGGTAGTGGTCACGTGGATCGTGGCGCGGGCGCTCGGGCCCGAGCAGGCCGGCGCCTTCTTCGCCGCCACGGCCGCGTTCGTGCTGGTGGGCGGGCTCGCCAAACTCGGTACGAACACCGGGCTGGTCTACTGGCCGGCCCGGTTGCGGGCCACCGGCCAGGATCATCTGCTGGGCGCCTGCCTGCGCACCGGACTGCCGCCGGTGATGGTGTTCTCGCTGGTCCTGGCAGTGGCGATGTGGCTGGCGGCGCCGTGGATCGCGCACCTCACCGCCGGTGAGTCGCCGCGGCTGATCGCGGATCACACCACCGGGCTGCGGGTGCTCGCCGTCTTCGTCCCGCTGCAGGCGCTCACCGATGTACTGCTGACCGTGACCCGTGGTTATCGCAGCATGCGGCCGACCGTGCTGCTGGACCGGATCCTGCGCAGCGTGCTGCAACTGCTCGCGGTGACCGCGGCCGGGGTGGCCGCGCTGTGGGCCACCGCCTCGCTGCCGGTCTTCGCGTTCGCCTGGGCGGCCCCGTACCTGCCGGTCGTCGTCCTAGCCGGGTTGTCGGCGCGTACGGCGTACCGGAAAGGGTTGGTCGTCGCCGAGATCAGCCGGACCGATCGACGGCGGCTGCGCCGGGATTTCTGGATCTTCACCGCCCCGCGGGCGCTGGCCGCCGTCGCGCAGCTCGCCCTGCAACGGGTGGACGTGCTGCTGGTCGCGGCGCTGAGCGGGCCGGCAGCGGCGGCGATCTACGCGGTGGCGGGCCGGTTCGTGGTGCTGATCCAGTTCGCCAATCAGGGGCTGTCCCAGTCGGTGCAACCGCGCCTGGCCGAGGCGTTGAGCACCGGTGACCACGCCGCGGCCCGGCGGCTCTACCAGATCGCCACCGGCTGGCTGGTGCTGGTCACCTGGCCGATCTGCCTGCTGGTGATCGCGTTCGCGCCCCGGTACCTGCGGCTGTTCGGCGACGGGTACACCGCCGGGGTGCCGGTGGTGTCGGTACTGGCCGCCGCGATGCTGGTGGCGACCGGCTGCGGCATGGTCGACATGGTGCTCGCGATGGCCGGGCGCACCTCGGCGAACCTCGGCAACGTGCTGATCGCCCTGGCCGTCACGATCGGCCTGGACGTGCTGCTGATCCCGCGCTGGGGTGCGCTGGGCGCCGCGGTCGGCCTGGCCGGGGCGATGCTGGTGAACAATCTGCTGCCGCTCGCGCAGGTCTACCGGAGCACCCGGCTGCACCCGTTCGGAACCGGCACCCTCAGTGCGGCCGCGCTGGCGATCGGGTGCTTCGGCTTCGTCGTTCTCGTTCCGGCGGCTGTCGTCGCCGCCGTCCCGGCCTATGCCGCGGGAGCGTGGCTGCTCCGCGGCCCGTTGATGCTCGGTGCATTCAGGAGGAAGACTTGA
- a CDS encoding sulfotransferase family protein, with product MAQVLFLGGFGRSGTTLVERLLGELPGICALGEVVHLWQRDVRDDERCGCGDRFSGCEFWRRVGELAFNGWANVDVDRVRALRDAVERTRHIPRLASANAASDEVREYASYYARVYTAAAEAAGARVVIDSSKHSALAHVLRWADDVDLKVVHVVRDARGVAYSWTKTVTRPETDGTDEMTRYSPGRSALLWNAHNAAFGLLARRGVPVRRIRYEEFLADPRAGLIRLADFAGIPLHPEDLEFLRRGHADLRAGHSAAGNPMRFTVGRLPLRRDDAWVAALPRAQRRLVGAVCGPLLRAYGYPLNITSEA from the coding sequence GTGGCACAAGTGCTGTTTCTGGGTGGATTCGGACGAAGCGGTACGACTCTCGTTGAACGTCTACTCGGTGAACTGCCCGGCATCTGCGCTCTCGGTGAAGTCGTCCATCTCTGGCAACGCGACGTCCGAGACGACGAACGTTGCGGTTGCGGAGACCGGTTCTCCGGTTGCGAATTCTGGAGACGGGTCGGCGAACTGGCCTTCAACGGCTGGGCGAACGTCGACGTGGACCGGGTGCGCGCGCTCCGCGACGCGGTCGAGCGAACCCGGCACATCCCCCGGCTGGCCTCGGCGAACGCCGCCTCCGACGAGGTGCGCGAGTACGCGTCCTACTACGCCCGGGTCTACACCGCCGCCGCCGAGGCCGCCGGCGCCCGCGTGGTGATCGACTCCTCCAAGCATTCGGCGCTGGCCCACGTGCTGCGCTGGGCCGACGACGTCGACCTGAAAGTGGTGCATGTGGTCCGGGACGCCCGCGGGGTGGCCTACTCGTGGACCAAGACGGTGACCCGGCCGGAGACCGACGGCACGGACGAGATGACCCGCTACTCCCCAGGCCGTTCAGCGTTGCTCTGGAACGCCCACAACGCCGCGTTCGGCCTGCTCGCCCGGCGTGGCGTGCCGGTTCGGCGGATCCGCTACGAGGAGTTCCTCGCCGACCCGCGGGCCGGCCTGATCCGGCTGGCCGACTTCGCCGGGATCCCGCTGCACCCGGAGGACCTGGAGTTCCTCCGGCGCGGCCACGCGGACCTGCGGGCCGGGCACAGCGCGGCGGGCAATCCGATGCGGTTCACGGTGGGCCGCCTGCCGCTGCGCAGGGACGATGCCTGGGTCGCCGCCCTACCGCGGGCGCAGCGCAGGCTGGTGGGCGCGGTCTGCGGACCCCTTCTCCGGGCGTACGGCTACCCGCTCAACATCACATCGGAGGCGTGA
- a CDS encoding class I SAM-dependent methyltransferase — MTGDYTQVFQDTEAVEKYETVTYAPDSYASRINDRQREYLRSLVRREFVEHPPVHHDFACGTGRAIRALHGLVREAHGYDTSAEMMTKAAEVGSRAYWHRVPGEGPVPQPVAAGFPAIVTIFRLLLNVDEGIRDRALAFAAKVLPHRGSGVLVVENHGNAGSVRHLRARRHSGERWFAELSHTQVEKLLARHGFEIVERRGFSMLTPSLHDSRVARIADAAARRVPGSDGYAVNVLYTARRVHA; from the coding sequence TTGACAGGCGACTACACCCAGGTGTTCCAGGACACCGAGGCGGTCGAGAAGTACGAGACCGTGACCTACGCCCCGGACAGCTACGCGTCGCGGATCAACGACCGGCAACGCGAATACCTGCGGTCTCTCGTGCGCCGGGAGTTCGTCGAACATCCGCCCGTGCACCACGACTTCGCCTGCGGCACCGGGCGGGCGATCCGCGCGCTGCACGGCCTGGTCCGGGAGGCGCACGGGTACGACACGTCGGCCGAGATGATGACGAAGGCGGCCGAGGTCGGGTCGCGCGCCTACTGGCACCGGGTGCCGGGCGAGGGTCCGGTCCCGCAGCCGGTGGCGGCCGGCTTCCCGGCCATCGTGACGATCTTCCGGCTGCTGCTCAACGTCGACGAGGGCATCCGCGACCGGGCGCTGGCCTTCGCGGCCAAGGTGCTGCCTCACCGCGGCTCCGGAGTGCTCGTGGTGGAGAACCACGGCAATGCCGGATCGGTACGGCACCTACGTGCCCGGCGGCACAGCGGGGAGCGCTGGTTCGCCGAACTGTCGCACACCCAGGTGGAGAAGCTGCTCGCCCGGCACGGCTTCGAGATCGTGGAGCGGCGCGGGTTCTCCATGCTCACGCCGTCCCTGCACGACAGCCGGGTGGCCCGGATCGCGGACGCGGCGGCCCGGCGGGTGCCCGGCAGCGACGGGTACGCGGTGAACGTCCTCTACACGGCCCGACGCGTCCATGCGTAG
- a CDS encoding DUF4262 domain-containing protein — protein MSYLDDFFDEQSEIIEKFGWAVVHVVPTDDDPPDTVAFAYTVGLTGYGFPELTIAGLPPETGHVLLNEVAGRVCDEGLLLRHGHRLRGLLNGQEVRVVSGEISETLFPGAALMRYGDDRVRLLQLAWPDPADRFPWQSGYDAFDYPQPTIGVPLTRAGRRCGMPRGLPGAQQRRAQRHRAARSRRHDFPFTPPPSPGGEGGQP, from the coding sequence GTGTCCTACCTCGACGACTTCTTCGACGAGCAGAGCGAGATCATCGAGAAATTCGGGTGGGCCGTCGTGCACGTCGTGCCCACCGACGACGACCCTCCCGACACGGTGGCCTTCGCGTACACCGTGGGCCTCACCGGTTACGGGTTTCCCGAGCTGACCATCGCCGGCCTGCCACCGGAGACCGGGCACGTGCTGCTCAACGAGGTGGCCGGCCGGGTCTGCGACGAGGGTCTGCTGCTGCGCCACGGGCACCGGCTGCGCGGCCTGCTCAACGGGCAGGAGGTCCGGGTGGTGTCCGGTGAGATCTCGGAGACCCTGTTCCCCGGGGCGGCGCTGATGCGCTACGGCGACGACCGGGTCCGGCTCCTGCAGCTGGCCTGGCCTGATCCGGCCGACCGGTTCCCCTGGCAGAGCGGTTACGACGCCTTCGACTACCCGCAGCCGACGATCGGCGTCCCGCTCACCCGGGCCGGTCGTCGCTGCGGCATGCCCCGCGGCCTGCCCGGCGCCCAGCAGCGACGGGCCCAGCGCCACCGGGCGGCCCGGTCCCGCCGACACGACTTCCCGTTCACCCCACCTCCGTCGCCGGGCGGCGAGGGAGGGCAACCGTGA
- a CDS encoding VOC family protein yields MGFRIDDLHHVQLLIPPGGEGEARAFYSGVLGMAEIIKPPVLAARGGCWFRGGGWEVHLSPVPDFGPARKSHPGVLITGLDALATTLEAAGHPVEWDPHFPGHRRLYSADGHGNRLEFLEKIRD; encoded by the coding sequence ATGGGGTTTCGAATCGACGACCTGCATCATGTGCAACTGCTGATCCCGCCGGGTGGCGAGGGTGAAGCCCGAGCGTTCTACAGCGGGGTCCTCGGCATGGCGGAGATCATCAAGCCGCCGGTGCTGGCCGCCCGGGGTGGTTGCTGGTTCCGTGGCGGCGGCTGGGAGGTGCACCTGTCCCCGGTCCCGGATTTCGGGCCCGCCCGCAAGTCACATCCGGGCGTGCTGATCACCGGCCTGGATGCGCTGGCCACGACGCTGGAGGCCGCCGGCCACCCGGTCGAGTGGGATCCACATTTCCCGGGTCACCGGCGGCTCTACTCGGCAGACGGCCACGGAAACCGGCTGGAATTCCTGGAAAAGATCAGGGATTGA
- the cysC gene encoding adenylyl-sulfate kinase codes for MNGSVLPEDVLRDAPSFTPRPYELADLELLLSGAYAPLTGFLGRTDLASLARRGRLADDTPWPVPVTCEIPGEVASALDPADPGRRTLVLTDMEGAPVAAIEATDVWPIGENRFGIGGPVRRMGDGGHGPFQRLRRTPEEVRALIPPGRVLGVIADRPLHRPQLAQIAHAARTLAAHLLILIPVSGPGPDGLPPESLVRSIFAARDRMPPATVVAVPLLTRGDEMRDALLRARVAAAYGVSHVLSTGDTLSGAGLRVLVPRELAYDNRDGQWRWRDDIPPRNRRLAMSPTEIDDLLDRGFPLPEWHTPPAVAKELSRVRPPRRHRGLVVFFTGLSGSGKSTIARNLADAMRENGDRTITLLDGDVVRRELTAGLGFSKADRDRNVRRIGWVAAEVGRHRGMAVACPIAPYEAARAAARQMAVEAGAGFVLVHVATPLEVCESRDRKGLYARARAGQLRGMTGIDDPYEEPTDAELTVDTTTMTVPEAVEMVLGYLVENGWVEPKMG; via the coding sequence GTGAATGGTTCGGTACTGCCCGAGGACGTCCTCCGGGACGCGCCCTCCTTCACCCCGCGCCCCTATGAGCTGGCCGATCTCGAGCTTCTGCTCTCCGGTGCCTACGCTCCGCTGACCGGCTTCCTGGGTCGCACCGACCTGGCCTCGCTGGCCCGACGCGGTCGGCTCGCCGACGACACGCCGTGGCCGGTCCCGGTGACATGCGAGATCCCCGGCGAGGTGGCGTCCGCTCTGGACCCGGCCGACCCCGGTCGCCGCACCCTGGTGCTGACCGACATGGAGGGTGCGCCGGTCGCCGCGATCGAGGCCACCGACGTGTGGCCGATCGGGGAGAACAGGTTCGGCATCGGCGGCCCGGTGCGGCGCATGGGCGACGGTGGGCACGGCCCGTTCCAGCGGCTGCGACGCACACCGGAGGAGGTCCGGGCGCTGATCCCGCCGGGCCGGGTGCTGGGCGTCATCGCCGACCGGCCACTGCACCGGCCGCAACTGGCGCAGATCGCGCACGCCGCCCGCACCCTTGCGGCTCATCTCTTGATCTTGATTCCGGTCAGTGGACCGGGACCGGACGGCCTGCCGCCGGAGTCGCTGGTCCGCTCGATTTTCGCGGCCCGCGATCGGATGCCGCCGGCGACCGTGGTCGCCGTGCCCCTGCTGACTCGTGGCGATGAGATGCGTGACGCGCTGCTGCGGGCCCGGGTGGCGGCCGCCTACGGGGTGAGCCACGTGCTGTCCACAGGCGACACCCTCTCCGGCGCCGGCCTGCGGGTGCTGGTGCCACGCGAGTTGGCCTACGACAATCGGGACGGCCAGTGGCGCTGGCGTGACGACATCCCGCCACGCAACCGTCGTCTGGCGATGAGCCCGACCGAGATCGACGACCTGCTGGACCGGGGTTTCCCGTTGCCCGAGTGGCACACCCCACCGGCGGTGGCCAAGGAGCTGTCCCGGGTGCGGCCGCCGCGCCGGCACCGGGGTCTGGTGGTGTTCTTCACCGGCCTGTCCGGCTCCGGCAAGTCGACCATCGCCCGCAACCTGGCCGACGCCATGCGGGAGAACGGGGATCGCACCATCACCCTGCTCGACGGCGACGTGGTGCGCCGTGAGCTGACCGCCGGGCTGGGCTTCAGCAAGGCCGATCGAGACCGTAACGTGCGCCGGATCGGCTGGGTGGCGGCCGAGGTGGGCCGGCACCGGGGCATGGCGGTGGCCTGTCCGATCGCCCCCTACGAGGCGGCCCGGGCGGCGGCCCGGCAGATGGCGGTCGAGGCCGGCGCCGGGTTCGTGCTGGTGCACGTGGCCACACCGCTGGAGGTGTGCGAGAGCCGCGACCGCAAGGGGTTGTACGCGCGGGCGCGGGCCGGCCAGCTGCGCGGGATGACGGGTATCGACGACCCCTACGAGGAGCCGACCGATGCCGAGTTGACCGTGGACACCACCACGATGACGGTTCCGGAAGCGGTCGAGATGGTGCTCGGTTACCTGGTCGAGAACGGTTGGGTGGAGCCCAAAATGGGATAA
- a CDS encoding glycosyl hydrolase, with the protein MRRWSSPLFAVLLLAACSSPPPPPPPPVPDLSAPPRAVAVDAGPFEAGPYQPPAKGAYFGAWIKPDELTHVGRLTAVGGLEESMGRRLDFINTYRRFDQIMGTPSDQAFLADGASLMISWATGDNRSILAGEHDDLIRKQAVAIRKIKKPVLLRMRWEMDRPNLQATMWSGEDYIAAWRYVRKKFREERADNVSWVWCPTAEGFIRGDAPAFYPGDDQVDWTCVDVYAGFEFKPIGELMGPFLDWAAQRPKPIIIGEFGVAKAWGSEQRAAWLKDAERTFKVNRQIKAVAYFESDPEGNGPNQQFQLSGDKRAFRALKSLGRDPYFNP; encoded by the coding sequence ATGCGTAGGTGGTCGTCGCCGCTCTTCGCGGTTCTCCTGCTGGCCGCCTGCTCCTCGCCGCCGCCACCACCTCCACCACCCGTACCCGACCTGTCGGCGCCGCCGCGCGCGGTCGCGGTCGACGCCGGGCCGTTCGAAGCCGGGCCGTACCAGCCACCGGCGAAGGGTGCCTACTTCGGGGCGTGGATCAAGCCGGACGAGCTGACCCATGTGGGGCGGCTCACCGCGGTCGGCGGGCTGGAGGAGTCGATGGGCCGGCGGCTCGACTTCATCAACACGTACCGCCGCTTCGACCAGATCATGGGCACCCCGTCGGACCAGGCGTTCCTCGCCGACGGAGCGTCGTTGATGATCAGCTGGGCGACCGGTGACAACCGGTCCATCCTGGCCGGGGAGCACGACGACCTGATCCGCAAACAGGCGGTCGCGATTCGGAAGATCAAGAAGCCGGTGCTGCTGCGGATGCGCTGGGAGATGGACCGGCCCAACCTCCAGGCCACCATGTGGTCCGGCGAGGACTACATCGCGGCCTGGCGGTACGTCCGGAAGAAGTTCCGCGAGGAGCGGGCCGACAACGTGTCCTGGGTGTGGTGCCCGACCGCCGAGGGTTTCATCCGCGGCGACGCGCCGGCCTTCTACCCCGGCGACGACCAGGTCGACTGGACGTGCGTCGACGTCTACGCCGGCTTCGAGTTCAAGCCGATCGGGGAACTGATGGGACCGTTCCTCGATTGGGCCGCCCAGCGACCGAAACCGATCATCATCGGCGAGTTCGGGGTGGCCAAGGCGTGGGGCTCGGAACAGCGGGCCGCCTGGCTCAAGGACGCCGAGCGGACCTTCAAGGTGAACCGGCAGATCAAGGCCGTCGCCTACTTCGAGTCCGATCCGGAGGGGAACGGGCCCAACCAGCAGTTCCAGCTCAGCGGGGACAAGCGGGCCTTCCGGGCGCTCAAGTCACTGGGCCGGGACCCGTACTTCAATCCCTGA
- a CDS encoding sulfotransferase family protein, translating into MHVRNLPAPVKRVVHLGSRSYGRLTAESRMLPSFLICGGQRCGTTSLYRAMAGHPVVLKAVLHKGVHYFDTSYRRGPDWYRGHFPTLRSAERIAQKHGVRAQTFESSPYYMYHPQAAARIASDLPYAKLVVLVRDPVERAYSQHHHEVARGYETEPDFGSALTLEPARLHRQEVRLALDPTYYSFAHQHHAYRARGEYARYLSVMAQHVGRERIHVVESERFFSEPEDVYDEVCRFLGLPSGLQRPKFEQHNARPRESDMDPGLRRDLRDYYKSHDEALAGWLGHTPVWRRA; encoded by the coding sequence ATGCATGTTCGCAACCTGCCGGCGCCGGTGAAACGCGTCGTGCACCTGGGCTCCCGCTCGTACGGGCGACTCACCGCGGAGAGCCGGATGCTGCCGTCGTTCCTGATCTGTGGCGGGCAGCGCTGCGGGACGACATCGCTGTACCGGGCGATGGCCGGGCACCCGGTGGTACTCAAAGCGGTGCTGCACAAGGGCGTGCACTACTTCGACACGTCCTATCGGCGGGGGCCCGACTGGTACCGCGGGCACTTCCCGACCCTGCGCAGCGCGGAACGGATCGCGCAGAAGCACGGGGTACGCGCGCAGACCTTCGAGTCCAGCCCGTACTACATGTACCACCCGCAGGCGGCCGCCCGGATCGCGAGCGATCTGCCGTACGCCAAGCTGGTGGTGCTGGTCCGGGATCCGGTGGAACGCGCCTACTCGCAGCACCACCACGAGGTGGCCCGGGGTTACGAGACCGAACCCGATTTCGGGTCGGCGCTCACCCTGGAACCGGCCCGGCTGCACCGTCAGGAGGTTCGGCTCGCCCTCGATCCCACCTACTACAGCTTCGCCCACCAGCATCACGCCTACCGGGCCCGCGGCGAGTACGCCCGCTACCTGAGCGTGATGGCCCAGCATGTCGGGCGGGAACGCATCCACGTGGTGGAGAGCGAGCGGTTCTTCTCCGAGCCGGAGGACGTCTACGACGAGGTGTGCCGGTTCCTCGGGCTGCCGTCCGGGCTCCAACGGCCGAAGTTCGAGCAGCACAACGCCCGCCCGCGCGAGTCCGACATGGACCCCGGGCTGCGTCGTGACCTGCGGGACTACTACAAGTCGCACGACGAGGCACTGGCTGGGTGGTTGGGCCACACCCCGGTGTGGCGCCGCGCGTGA
- a CDS encoding WecB/TagA/CpsF family glycosyltransferase, translated as MAIEAFERVHLDGTGIDRITEDEVVAVVRESLARGRGGRIITPNVDILRRVAADPGARRHLDDADLIVADGMPLIWASRLGGVPLPERVAGSSLIWSLSEGLGRDARSVFVVGGAPAGRPSAPSGNPGAPVSRTSTGSRSADEGGGARTVAKVRGAKKSDKPGVGRAGGAGKSDKSGVGRAGGAGKSDKSDKSRAGRAGGAGKSDKSGVGRAGGAGKSDKSRVGKAGGAGKPDKSGVSEVGGARKSDKPGVSSAAVKAALSAAAAAKAARVAGRDGAARAAARLAEAFPDLRIAGTLSPEFGFEEDETTYADFCATVVAARPDLVFVGLGFPKQELVIERLRPELPGTWFVGCGAAVNFVAGDIERAPRWMQRTGLEWAHRLGVEPRRLAGRYLRHDAPYALRLLARAPRRRARRP; from the coding sequence GTGGCTATCGAGGCTTTCGAGCGTGTGCACCTTGATGGCACCGGCATCGACCGCATCACCGAGGACGAAGTCGTCGCAGTGGTCCGCGAATCGCTGGCCCGCGGCCGGGGCGGCCGGATCATCACCCCGAACGTCGACATCCTCCGCCGAGTCGCCGCCGACCCCGGCGCCCGCCGGCACCTGGACGACGCCGACCTGATCGTCGCCGACGGCATGCCCCTGATCTGGGCCAGCCGCCTCGGCGGGGTGCCCCTCCCCGAACGGGTCGCCGGAAGCAGCCTGATCTGGTCCCTCTCCGAGGGCCTGGGCCGAGATGCCCGGTCCGTCTTCGTGGTCGGCGGGGCTCCCGCCGGTCGGCCCTCCGCGCCATCGGGGAATCCGGGCGCACCTGTCTCGCGAACCTCCACAGGATCGCGGTCGGCCGACGAGGGCGGCGGCGCGCGAACCGTGGCGAAGGTCCGAGGTGCCAAAAAATCCGACAAGCCGGGCGTCGGCAGGGCGGGTGGTGCCGGGAAGTCCGACAAGTCGGGCGTCGGCAGGGCAGGTGGTGCCGGGAAGTCCGATAAGTCTGACAAGTCCCGCGCGGGCAGGGCGGGTGGTGCCGGGAAGTCCGACAAGTCCGGCGTTGGCAGGGCAGGTGGTGCCGGGAAGTCTGACAAGTCCCGCGTCGGCAAGGCCGGGGGTGCCGGGAAACCCGACAAGTCCGGTGTCAGTGAGGTCGGTGGTGCCCGGAAATCTGACAAGCCCGGTGTCAGTTCGGCTGCGGTCAAAGCGGCGCTCAGTGCCGCGGCCGCCGCGAAGGCCGCCCGCGTGGCCGGCCGGGACGGGGCGGCCCGGGCCGCCGCCCGACTCGCCGAAGCGTTCCCCGACCTGCGGATCGCCGGCACCCTCAGCCCAGAGTTCGGCTTCGAGGAGGACGAGACCACCTACGCCGACTTCTGCGCCACGGTCGTCGCGGCCCGCCCCGACCTGGTCTTTGTCGGGCTCGGCTTCCCCAAACAGGAACTGGTCATCGAACGCCTCCGCCCCGAACTGCCGGGCACCTGGTTCGTCGGTTGCGGCGCCGCGGTCAACTTCGTGGCAGGCGACATCGAACGGGCCCCCCGCTGGATGCAGCGAACCGGCCTCGAATGGGCCCACCGCCTCGGCGTCGAGCCCCGCCGCCTGGCCGGCCGATACCTGCGCCACGACGCCCCCTACGCCCTCCGCCTCCTGGCTCGAGCCCCCCGCCGCCGAGCCCGCCGCCCCTGA
- a CDS encoding lipopolysaccharide biosynthesis protein, with amino-acid sequence MATGAGLGGGAVLTQAMPKVYESSASVLVESVSQDTNAEGGRTKGTVNLDTEAQLVGSGAVAVKAATLLRSSVSPIELAKSVTVQVPANTTVLVITFKADDPRAAQAGSHAFAEAYLRNREETARAQLDKRIRSLNLKVRQLTTMLAGINAKLAAAAKGSSSEGNLQSLRNNSQNQLNSLTGRLNELTTTMVGGGSIISDSRLPEEPTSPNAWLNIGTGGMLGLLLGLGLAYLRERFDRRLVTPADVRDRGRVPVLAALDDRSTPHFDDVLQPYGPGGRVFNRLRNEVLASLHETDRIIVVTGISRGSASTLVAANLAAALARTGSDVVLIGAHLPDSVIDTAPLARMFGVSALPGLSDLLAGRETLSGTLQRAPRIPSLRVITAGGAAAAAGLMQSQRLKDTLQTLREQGGYVVIEAPSTSSSADAQSLASLADAAILAVELRRSKRPALVDATEQLRRVGTKLLGTVVMPRLAPIQPGDLAAPAVALPVPSALSDVTDEDAPETADVPDGPTQALPYAGRQRPGDDDEPVSVTDLTSAGATEGDDK; translated from the coding sequence GTGGCCACGGGTGCCGGCCTGGGCGGCGGCGCGGTCCTGACGCAGGCCATGCCGAAGGTGTACGAGTCGTCCGCATCGGTGCTGGTGGAATCGGTCAGCCAGGACACCAACGCGGAGGGCGGGCGCACCAAGGGCACCGTCAACCTGGACACCGAGGCGCAGCTGGTCGGGTCCGGTGCGGTCGCGGTGAAGGCGGCCACCCTCCTGCGCAGCAGCGTGTCCCCGATCGAGTTGGCCAAGTCGGTGACGGTACAGGTCCCGGCGAACACCACGGTGCTGGTGATCACGTTCAAGGCGGACGACCCGCGGGCGGCGCAGGCCGGGTCGCACGCGTTCGCCGAGGCGTACCTGCGCAACCGCGAGGAGACCGCACGCGCCCAACTGGACAAGCGGATCCGCTCGCTCAACCTCAAGGTCCGGCAGCTGACAACGATGCTGGCCGGGATCAACGCCAAGCTGGCGGCGGCCGCCAAGGGCAGTTCCTCCGAGGGCAACCTGCAGAGTCTGCGGAACAACTCGCAGAACCAGCTCAACTCGCTGACCGGGCGGCTCAACGAGCTGACCACCACGATGGTCGGCGGCGGCAGCATCATCAGTGACTCGCGCCTGCCCGAGGAACCGACCAGTCCCAACGCGTGGCTCAACATCGGCACCGGCGGCATGCTCGGGCTGCTGCTCGGACTCGGGCTCGCCTACCTGCGGGAACGGTTCGACAGGCGGCTGGTCACCCCGGCCGACGTCCGCGATCGGGGCCGGGTGCCGGTACTCGCCGCCCTGGACGACCGCAGCACCCCGCACTTCGACGACGTGCTCCAACCGTACGGGCCGGGTGGCCGGGTCTTCAACCGGCTGCGCAACGAGGTGCTCGCGTCCCTCCACGAGACCGACCGGATCATCGTGGTTACCGGGATCAGCCGCGGCTCGGCGAGCACTCTGGTCGCGGCCAACCTGGCGGCGGCGCTGGCCCGTACCGGCAGTGATGTGGTGCTGATCGGCGCGCACCTGCCGGACAGTGTGATCGACACCGCGCCGCTGGCCCGGATGTTCGGGGTCTCCGCCCTGCCCGGTCTCTCCGACCTGTTGGCCGGGCGGGAGACCCTGTCCGGAACCCTGCAGCGCGCCCCGCGCATCCCGTCGCTGCGGGTGATCACCGCCGGGGGCGCGGCCGCCGCGGCCGGACTGATGCAGTCGCAGCGGCTCAAGGACACCCTTCAGACGCTGCGCGAACAGGGTGGGTACGTGGTCATCGAGGCGCCGTCGACGAGCAGCAGTGCCGACGCACAGAGCCTGGCCAGCCTGGCCGACGCGGCGATCCTCGCGGTCGAGCTGCGCCGGTCCAAGCGGCCCGCCCTGGTCGACGCGACCGAGCAGCTGCGCCGGGTCGGCACGAAGCTGCTGGGCACCGTGGTGATGCCGCGGCTCGCCCCGATCCAGCCGGGTGACCTGGCCGCGCCCGCGGTGGCGCTGCCGGTGCCCTCGGCGCTCTCCGACGTCACCGACGAGGACGCACCGGAAACGGCTGACGTGCCGGACGGCCCGACACAGGCGCTGCCCTACGCCGGGCGGCAGCGGCCGGGCGACGACGACGAACCCGTCTCGGTCACCGACCTCACCAGCGCGGGCGCCACGGAGGGCGACGACAAGTGA